In Raphanus sativus cultivar WK10039 chromosome 5, ASM80110v3, whole genome shotgun sequence, the following proteins share a genomic window:
- the LOC130512605 gene encoding uncharacterized protein LOC130512605, with the protein MSDHLSSCTDRLVTSDHLNSDRGGSIESSGESSRGQGTTIISSTTTTTITKSVDDKTMQVEELDVVDEEEPLIQSAECRICQDEDSVKNLESPCSCSGSLKYAHRKCVQRWCNEKGDTICEICHKSYQPGYTAPPPPPAEDTVIDIGEDWANGVPLDFNDPRIFAMAAAERRFFDPDYDEYADSNSSGAAFLRSAALILMALLLLRHAMNLSNNNNSDNEEEDDPSAFFFLFMLRAAAFLLPCYIMAWAISILQRRRQRQEAAALAAAEVAFMLHNGAGGGGQRRGGLHFAVAPELIPNPQHQPEASPQ; encoded by the exons atgTCTGATCACCTGAGTTCATGTACGGACCGTCTCGTAACATCTGATCACCTGAATTCAGACAGAGGAGGATCCATTGAATCTTCTGGAGAAAGTTCCAGAGGTCAAGGCACCACAATCATTTCTTCTACTACGACTACTACTATTACTAAATCTGTGGATGATAAAACTATGCAAGTAGAAGAGCTTGATGTCGTTGACGAAGAGGAACCGCTTATCCAATCAGCTGAATGCCGTATATGCCAAGATGAGGATTCTGTTAAGAACCTCGAGTCTCCCTGTTCTTGTAGCGGCAGCTTGAAG TATGCACATCGGAAGTGTGTTCAGCGTTGGTGTAATGAGAAAGGTGACACTATCTGTGAAATATGCCACAAG TCTTATCAACCTGGCTACACCGCTCCACCACCTCCTCCCGCTGAAGATACTGTTATCGATATCGG TGAAGATTGGGCCAATGGTGTTCCCTTAGACTTCAACGACCCTCGCATTTTTGCAATGGCGGCTGCAGAACGCCGTTTCTTTGATCCGGACTATGACGAGTATGCTGATTCTAACTCTAGCGGTGCTGCTTTCCTTCGCTCCGCTGCTCTTATC TTAATGGCGCTTTTATTGCTGCGACACGCCATGAACctttcaaacaacaacaactcagacaacgaagaagaagatgatccaTCAGCTTTCTTCTTT CTTTTCATGCTCCGTGCTGCCGCTTTTCTCCTCCCTTGTTACATAATGGCTTGGGCCATCAGTATCTTACAACGCCGAAGACAAAGACAG GAAGCGGCAGCTCTGGCCGCTGCAGAAGTTGCGTTTATGCTACACAACGGGGCTGGCGGTGGAGGACAACGAAGAGGAGGATTGCACTTTGCTGTAGCACCCGAGCTGATACCGAATCCACAACACCAGCCTGAAGCCTCACCACAATGA
- the LOC108859338 gene encoding protein EMBRYO DEFECTIVE 514 — MAEQQEEIVNTVSAEVNPTDPKAEMEVEAETAEKREREQTEPEETEEGGGESKKQKVGEEEKKSKVPVKLGPKEFVSSVVMFDYFTKFMHFWPTDLDVNKYEQMVLLDLIKKGHSEPDKKIGGGIKAFQVRTHPMWKSRCFFLVREDDTADDFSFRKCVDQILPLPDNMKAPGSTGNGHGGGGRGGGRRGGRGGGRGGGRFRR, encoded by the exons ATGGCGGAGCAACAAGAAGAGATAGTCAATACGGTGTCGGCTGAAGTGAACCCAACAGACCCCAAAGCAGAGATGGAAGTCGAAGCCGAGACTGCTGAGAAGCGCGAGAGGGAGCAGACGGAGCCGGAGGAAACAGAGGAGGGCGGAGGCGAATcgaagaagcagaaggtgggagaggaagagaagaagtcAAAGGTCCCGGTGAAGCTTGGTCCGAAGGAGTTCGTTAGCTCCGTGGTGATGTTCGATTACTTTACTAAGTTTATGCACTTTTGGCCAACTGATCTCGATGTCAACAAG TATGAGCAGATGGTGTTGCTAGATCTGATTAAGAAGGGCCATTCTGAGCCTGACAAGAAGATTGGCGGAGGGATCAAAGCCTTCCAAGTAAGAACCCACCCAATGTGGAAAAGCAGGTGCTTCTTTCTTGTTAGGGAAGATGACACTGCTGACGATTTCAGCTTCAGGAAGTGCGTCGATCAGATCCTCCCCTTGCCTGATAACATGAAGGCTCCTGGATCTACCGGCAATGGACATGGTGGTGGAGGTCGCGGTGGGGGAAGAAGAGGCGGTCGTGGTGGAGGTAGAGGAGGAGGGAGATTCAGAAGATGA
- the LOC108861168 gene encoding cyclic dof factor 1: MLERKDQAIKLFGMKIPLPTVLEAEEDGISKEKNQNETLNDQVEKDKTLKKPTKIIPCPRCNSMETKFCYYNNYNVNQPRHFCKACQRYWTSGGTMRSVPVGAGRRKNKNNSSSCSHNDHHATISETSSPVLSFTHGEDQNVSNNRLMHSWPYMWNPGFYPVYPYWNVPVLSPSPHSSPNSTIGKHSRDEDETVKQKQRNVSVLVPKTLRVDDPKEAAKSSIWTTLGIKNEVMFKGFDSKKEVTIDKEETETSLVLCANPAALSRSANFHERL, from the exons ATGCTGGAAAGAAAAGATCAAGCGATTAAGCTCTTCGGCATGAAAATTCCTCTTCCAACGGTTCTTGaggctgaagaagatggaataTCGAAAGAGAAG AACCAAAACGAGACATTAAATGATCAAGTGGagaaagacaaaacattaaagaAACCAACCAAGATTATTCCCTGTCCAAGATGCAATAGTATGGAAACAAAGTTCTGTTACTACAACAACTACAACGTAAACCAACCTCGCCATTTCTGCAAAGCTTGTCAAAGGTACTGGACCTCTGGTGGGACCATGAGAAGTGTCCCTGTCGGAGCCGGAAGACGCAAGAACAAGAACAACTCATCATCTTGTTCACACAATGACCACCACGCCACCATCTCTGAAACAAGTAGCCCGGTCCTTAGTTTCACCCATGGGGAAGATCAAAATGTTTCAAATAATAGGTTAATGCATTCGTGGCCATACATGTGGAATCCCGGTTTTTACCCGGTTTATCCTTATTGGAACGTGCCAGTGTTGTCTCCGTCGCCTCATTCAAGTCCTAATTCTACTATTGGTAAGCATTCTAGAGACGAAGATGAGACGGTCAAGCAAAAACAGAGGAATGTGTCAGTATTGGTCCCTAAGACTTTAAGAGTTGATGATCCTAAAGAAGCTGCAAAGAGTTCTATATGGACAACACTCGGGATCAAGAACGAAGTTATGTTTAAAGGGTTTGATTCTAAAAAAGAGGTTACGATTGACAAAGAAGAAACCGAGACTTCTTTAGTTTTATGTGCGAATCCAGCTGCGTTGTCAAGATCAGCTAACTTCCATGAACGGCTGTGA
- the LOC108860548 gene encoding NADPH-dependent aldo-keto reductase, chloroplastic, giving the protein MRTDVARLRCGKTIPLLGMGTYCPKKDRESTISAVHQAIKIGYRHFDTAKIYGSEEALGNALGQAISYGTVQREDLFVTSKLWSSDHHDPISALRQTLKTMGLEYLDSYLVHWPIKLKPGVSEPIPKEEEFEKDLGIEETWQAMERCLEMGLCKSIGVSNFSSKKIYDLLDFASVSPSVNQVEMHPLWRQSKLREVCEENKIHVSGYSPLGAPGNCWGSTAVIEHPVIKSIALKHNATPAQVALRWGMSKGASVIVKSFDGARMRENKRVLEIKLDDQDLSRIDQLEEWKLMRGDFLVNQTTSPYKSIAQLWDNEI; this is encoded by the exons ATGAGGACTGATGTGGCACGTCTCAGGTGTGGAAAGACGATTCCATTGCTTGGAATGGGAACTTATTGTCCTAAAAAAGATCGAGAGAGCACCATCTCAGCCGTCCATCAAGCCATCAAG ATAGGGTACAGACATTTTGACACGGCAAAGATATATGGATCGGAAGAAGCTCTAGGAAATGCATTGGGTCAAGCTATCTCCTATGGAACTGTACAAAGAGAAGATCTCTTTGTCACTTCAAAGTTATGGTCTAGCGACCACCATGACCCTATCTCTGCCCTCAGACAAACTCTCAA AACAATGGGGCTAGAGTATCTAGATAGTTACTTGGTGCATTGGCCAATAAAGCTAAAACCAGGAGTGAGTGAGCCTATCCCAAAGGAAGAAGAGTTTGAGAAAGATTTGGGGATTGAAGAAACATGGCAAGCCATGGAGAGATGCTTGGAGATGGGTTTGTGTAAATCCATTGGTGTAAGCAACTTCTCTTCTAAAAAGATCTACGATCTCCTCGATTTTGCTTCTGTTTCTCCTTCAGTTAACCAG GTCGAGATGCATCCATTATGGAGACAAAGCAAGCTAAGGGAAGTGTGTGAAGAGAACAAGATCCATGTAAGTGGATATTCACCACTTGGTGCTCCAGGGAATTGTTGGGGGTCAACAGCTGTTATTGAACATCCTGTCATCAAATCCATTGCCCTCAAGCATAATGCCACCCCAGCTCAG GTGGCTCTAAGGTGGGGAATGTCAAAAGGGGCAAGTGTGATAGTGAAGAGTTTTGATGGAGCAAGAATGAGGGAAAATAAGAGAGTCTTAGAGATTAAATTGGATGATCAAGACTTGTCACGTATTGACCAATTGGAGGAGTGGAAGCTCATGAGAGGAGATTTCCTTGTTAATCAAACCACAAGCCCTTACAAATCCATTGCACAACTTTGGGACAATGAGATATAA
- the LOC108862669 gene encoding structural maintenance of chromosomes protein 2-1: protein MHIKEICLEGFKSYATRTIVSGFDPHFNAITGLNGSGKSNILDSICFVLGITNLQQVRAANLQELVYKQGQAGITKATVSVTFDNSERHRSPLGYEDHPEITVTRQIVVGGRNKYLINGKLAQPNQVQNLFHSVQLNVNNPHFLIMQGRITKVLNMKPPEILSMLEEAAGTRMYENKKEAALKTLEKKQTKVDEINKLLDHEILPALEKLRKEKAQYMQWANGNAELDRLKRFCVAFEYVQAEKIRDSAVHGVEEMKGKLGSIDEEAEKAQEEIKGIEKQIKDLTRAKEASMGGEVKTLSEKVDSLSQEMTRESSKLNNKEDTLLGEKENAEKIVHNIEELKKSVKERAAAVKKSEEGAADLKRRFQELSTTLEECEKEHQGVLAGKSSGDEEKCLEDQLRDAKIAVGTAGTELQQLKTKIGHCEKELKERKSQLMSKQDEAVEVQNELGTRKSDVERVKKALESLPIQEGQMEALEKDRGSILEVVQRLEDKVRGLSAQLANVQFSYRDPVRNFDRSKVKGVVAKLIKVKDRNSMTALEVTAGGKLYNVVVDSEETGKQLLQNGALRRRVTIIPLNKIQSYVVQPRVQQATARLVGKDNAELALSLVGYSQDIKNAMEYVFGSTFVCKTTDAAKEVAFNRDIRTPSVTLEGDVFQPSGLLTGGSRKGGGDLLRQLHDLAEAESELLGHQKRLADIEAQIKELQPLQKKFTDVKAQLELKTYELSLFLKRAEQNEHHKLGEAVQKLELELEEARCQIKEKELAYKNCVDSVSTLEKSIKDHDKNREGRLKGLEKNIKTIKAQMQAASKDLKSHENEKEKLVMEEEAMLQEQSSLESQLASLKTQITTLTSEVDEQQAKVDALQKTHDESHAELKVIHAKMKECDTQISGYVTDQEKYLQKLSDMKLEKKKLENEVVRMETDHKDCSVKVDKLVEKHTWIASEKQLFGKGGTDYDFESCNPYVAREKLEKLQTDQSSLEKRVNKKVMAMFEKAEDEYNALISKKNTIENDKSKITKVIEELDEKKKETLKVTWVKVNQDFGSIFSTLLPGTMAKLEPPEGGTFLDGLEVRVAFGKVWKQSLSELSGGQRSLLALSLILALLLFKPAPLYILDEVDAALDLSHTQNIGRMIKAHFPHSQFIVVSLKEGMFNNANVLFRTKFVDGVSTVQRTVTKQTK from the exons ATGCACATAAAGGAGATATGCCTCGAAGGATTCAAATCATACGCCACGAGGACGATCGTCTCCGGTTTCGATCCCCACTTCAACGCGATAACAGGTCTGAACGGATCGGGAAAATCCAACATCCTCGATTCAATCTGCTTCGTCCTGGGCATCACCAATCTCCAGCAGGTCCGAGCCGCTAATCTCCAGGAGCTCGTCTACAAGCAAGGCCAGGCCGGTATCACCAAGGCCACCGTCTCCGTCACCTTCGACAACTCCGAGAGACACCGAAGCCCTCTCGGCTACGAGGACCATCCCGAGATCACCGTCACTCGTCAA ATTGTGGTTGGTGGGCGGAACAAGTATTTGATAAACGGGAAGCTAGCGCAGCCAAACCAAGTCCAGAATCTATTCCACTCGGTGCAGCTTAACGTCAACAACCCCCACTTCCTCATCATGCAAGGGCGTATCACCAAAGTCTTGAACATGAAACCTCCCGAGATTCTGTCCATGCTCGAGGAAGCTGCAGGGACGAGGATGTACGAGAACAAGAAAGAGGCTGCGCTGAAGACGCTTGAGAAGAAGCAGACCAAGGTCGACGAGATTAACAAGCTTCTGGATCACGAGATATTGCCGGCTTTGGAGAAACTGAGGAAGGAGAAGGCGCAGTACATGCAGTGGGCTAATGGTAACGCGGAGCTGGATCGGCTGAAGAGGTTTTGCGTTGCCTTTGAGTATGTTCAAGCGGAGAAGATTAGAGACAGCGCTGTTCATGGGGTGGAAGAGATGAAGGGGAAGCTCGGTAGTATTGACGAGGAAGCTGAAAAGGCGCAGGAGGAAATTAAGGGTATTGAGAAACAGATTAAGGATTTGACTCGGGCAAAGGAAGCCAGCATGGGGGGAGAAGTGAAAACTTTGTCCGAGAAAGTGGATTCACTGTCTCAAGAAATGACACGTGAGTCATCTAAGCTTAATAATAAGGAGGACACCCTTCTGGGAGAAAAGGAGAATGCTGAAAAG ATTGTTCACAATATAGAAGAGTTGAAAAAATCCGTAAAAGAGAGAGCCGCTGCTGTGAAGAAGTCTGAGGAAGGAGCGGCAGACTTAAAACGAAGATTCCAGGAACTCTCCACCACATTGGAAGAATGTGAAAAGGAGCACCAG GGCGTACTAGCTGGTAAGAGTAGCGGAGATGAAGAGAAATGCCTAGAAGATCAACTACGGGATGCGAAGATTGCTGTCGGAACAGCAGGAACAGAGTTGCAACAGCTTAAAACCAAAATAGGACACTGCGAAAAGGAGCTGAAGGAGAGAAAGTCTCAGTTAATGTCAAAACAGGATGAAGCCGTTGAAGTTCAGAATGAACTTGGTACTAGAAAAAGTGATGTGGAACGTGTAAAAAAGGCACTTGAATCTCTTCCTATTCAAGAGGGTCAAATGGAAGCATTGGAGAAG GATCGTGGATCTATACTTGAAGTTGTGCAAAGGCTGGAAGATAAAGTCCGTGGTTTATCAGCTCAATTAGCAAATGTTCAGTTCTCTTACCGCGATCCTGTGAGAAACTTTGACCGATCAAAGGTGAAAGGTGTGGTCGCAAAActaataaaagtaaaagataGGAACTCAATGACAGCGTTGGAG GTTACTGCTGGTGGGAAGTTGTATAATGTTGTTGTAGACTCCGAAGAAACTGGAAAACAGCTCCTTCAAAACGGTGCTCTTAGGAGAAGAGTTACAATTATACCTCTGAACAAAATTCAATCTTACGTTGTTCAGCCTAGAGTGCAGCAAGCAACTGCTAGATTG gtTGGGAAGGATAATGCAGAACTGGCACTTTCTTTAGTCGGTTATAGCCAGGATATAAAG AATGCCATGGAGTATGTTTTTGGCTCCACTTTTGTTTGCAAAACTACTGATGCAGCAAAGGAA GTTGCTTTCAATAGAGATATTCGGACTCCAAGTGTCACACTTGAAGGTGATGTTTTCCAGCCCAGTGGTCTTCTCACTGGTGGGAGTCGAAA GGGTGGAGGTGATCTACTTAGGCAACTTCATGACCTGGCAGAAGCTGAATCAGAATTACTAGGACACCAGAAAAGGTTGGCTGACATTGAAGCACAG ATCAAAGAGCTTCAGCCTCTTCAAAAGAAATTCACAGATGTTAAAGCACAGTTGGAGCTAAAAACGTATGAATTGTCCTTATTTCTGAAGAGGGCTGAACAGAATGAGCATCACAAG CTTGGCGAAGCAGTACAAAAACTTGAATTAGAGCTTGAAGAAGCAAGATGCCAAATTAAAGAAAAGGAACTTGCTTACAAGAATTGTGTTGATTCTGTCTCCACATTAGAGAAATCCATTAAAGACCATGACAAAAACAGAGAAGGAAGACTCAAAggattagaaaaaaatattaagaccATCAAAGCTCAGATGCAGGCAGCATCCAAAGATTTAAAG AGTCacgaaaatgaaaaagaaaagctTGTGATGGAGGAAGAAGCAATGCTTCAGGAACAATCTTCATTGGAAAGCCAGTTAGCTTCATTGAAAACCCAGATTACCACTCTGACTTCCGAAGTAGACGAGCAGCAGGCCAAG GTTGATGCCTTACAGAAGACTCATGATGAGTCTCATGCTGAGCTCAAGGTGATACATGCAAAGATGAAGGAATGCGATACACAGATTAGTGGTTACGTCACTGACCAGGAAAAATATCTACAGAAGCTTAGTGACATGAAGCTTGAGAAAAAGAAGCTGGAAAATGAG GTGGTAAGGATGGAGACGGATCATAAAGATTGCTCAGTGAAAGTCGACAAGCTCGTTGAGAAGCATACATGGATAGCATCTGAAAAGCAACTTTTTGGAAAAGGAGGGACAGATTATGATTTTGAATCTTGTAATCCGTACGTAGCTAGAGAAAAGCTCGAAAAGCTCCAGACAGATCAATCAAG CTTGGAAAAAAGAGTGAACAAGAAGGTTATGGCTATGTTTGAGAAAGCAGAAGATGAATACAATGCGCTGATATCGAAGAAAAATACAATCGAG aatGACAAATCCAAAATCACGAAAGTGATTGAGGAGCTcgatgagaagaagaaagaaaccctGAAAGTTACATGGGTTAAAGTTAACCA GGACTTTGGGTCAATCTTTTCAACTCTACTACCTGGTACCATGGCAAAGCTAGAACCTCCTGAAGGCGGTACCTTCCTTGATGGTCTTGAGGTGCGTGTTGCCTTTGGCAAAGTATGGAAGCAGTCTTTATCAGAACTCAGCGGAGGGCAAAGATCTCTTCTTGCGCTATCGTTAATCTTGGCATTGCTTCTCTTCAAACCTGCTCCTCTTTATATTTTAGACGAG GTTGATGCAGCTCTTGATCTCAGTCACACACAGAACATAGGAAGAATGATAAAAGCTCATTTCCCTCACTCGCAG TTCATCGTGGTTTCGCTGAAAGAAGGAATGTTCAACAATGCCAATGTTCTTTTCCGGACAAAGTTCGTTGATGGAGTTTCAACAGTCCAGAGGACAGTAACAAAGCAGACCAAGTGA
- the LOC108857589 gene encoding 40S ribosomal protein S20-2 — MAYAAMKPTKAGLEEPLEQIHKIRITLSSKNVKNLEKVCADLVRGAKDKRLRTKGPVRMPTKVLKITTRKAPCGEGTNTWDRFELRVHKRVIDLFSSPDVVKQITSITIEPGVEVEVTIADS; from the exons ATGGCTTATGCAGCAATGAAGCCCACGAAGGCTGGTTTAGAAGAGCCACTCGAGCAAATTCATAAGATCAGGATTACTCTCTCCTCAAAGAATGTGAAGAACCTTGAGAAAG TGTGTGCTGATTTGGTTCGTGGAGCAAAGGACAAGAGACTCAGAACCAAGGGACCAGTGAGAATGCCCACCAAGGTTCTTAAGATCACCACCCGAAAAGCTCCTTGTGGTGAAG GAACCAACACGTGGGATAGATTCGAACTTAGGGTGCACAAGCGAGTGATTGATCTCTTCAGCTCTCCTGATGTGGTCAAGCAAATCACTTCCATCACCATTGAACCTGGTGTTGAGGTCGAAGTCACCATCGCCGACTCTTAG
- the LOC108863231 gene encoding BAG family molecular chaperone regulator 7, producing MSWIRRLDLIDPYYYTCSPLIVRETSIVEPSSFFIHDAEEDVEDLAFPFGLSSPSPLDLFETVTDVVRVERYPPSCKYQLVRRRVEPEYPLQYLCDRVSELETKFERLVVGPKGRGGGDSDRKYKVTKEIKGSGERKYKWEAEIQGPPGRKYKVEAEMEGGGTEKKYKWEAEFEGSGERKYTWSTEIKGGKIKDVVALKKAKAKAAEAESKKKKKSYNWTTELKSERENGEMQHTYTIKASTGGEKKDKVKKNKKKEKPRVVVIEEDEEEEEEEHGAILLRKAYARRSGAVRTKKGKNKEMPPEYAAAMIQRAFRAYLIRRSKALRALRDLAIAKTKLKELRASFHNFNYRRVISRDAEERQKFSEKIIVLLLTVDAIEGVDVMVRGAKRSMVDELEAMLEVVDPQPQGKSLSMRRRTFDMPDSLIRNEIAEGVTQIVQLLETEEE from the exons ATGAGCTGGATTCGTAGACTCGATCTCATCGATCCGTACTACTACACATGTTCTCCTCTCATCGTCCGAGAAACCTCCATTGTCGAACCTTCATCATTCTTCATCCACGACGCCGAAGAAGATGTTGAAGATCTCGCTTTCCCTTTCGGATTGTCATCGCCTTCCCCACTCGATCTATTCGAAACCGTGACGGATGTGGTCAGGGTGGAGAGATATCCGCCGTCTTGCAAGTACCAGCTGGTTCGACGGAGGGTGGAGCCGGAGTATCCTCTGCAGTATCTCTGCGACCGAGTTTCCGAGCTGGAGACTAAGTTCGAGCGCTTGGTCGTCGGTCCCAAGGGGCGTGGTGGTGGTGATTCCGACAGGAAGTACAAGGTGACGAAGGAGATCAAGGGGTCCGGGGAGAGGAAGTACAAATGGGAGGCGGAgattcaagggccgccggggaGGAAGTACAAGGTTGAGGCGGAGATGGAGGGAGGAGGGACGGAGAAGAAGTACAAGTGGGAAGCTGAGTTTGAAGGTTCTGGTGAGCGGAAGTACACGTGGTCGACGGAGATCAAAGGCGGGAAAATAAAGGATGTCGTTGCTCTCAAGAAGGCCAAGGCCAAAGCTGCTGAGGCGGagagtaagaagaagaagaaaagttaCAATTGGACGACGGAGTTGAAGTCTGAGAGAGAGAACGGAGAGATGCAGCACACTTACACGATCAAAGCTTCAACTGGAGGCGAGAAGAAGGATAAggtgaagaagaacaagaagaaggagaagccaCGTGTTGTAGTGATcgaggaggatgaagaagaagaagaagaagaacatggAGCCATCCTTCTCAGGAAG GCGTATGCTCGAAGAAGTGGAGCCGTTAGGACCAAGAAGGGCAAGAACAAGGAGATGCCTCCTGAATACGCGGCTGCGATGATCCAGAGGGCTTTCAGAGCTTATCTGATCCGCCGCTCAAAAGCACTACGTGCTCTTCGTGACCTAGCTATCGCCAAGACCAAACTGAAGGAGCTAAGAGCTTCGTTTCACAACTTCAACTACCGTCGCGTGATCTCTCGTGATGCAGAGGAGCGCCAGAAGTTCTCTGAAAAGATCATTGTCCTCCTCCTCACTGTTGATGCCATAGAG GGAGTTGATGTGATGGTTCGAGGAGCAAAGAGATCAATGGTGGATGAGCTGGAAGCAATGCTGGAGGTTGTAGACCCGCAACCGCAGGGGAAATCATTGTCGATGAGGAGAAGAACATTTGATATGCCAGACAGTTTGATCCGCAATGAAATCGCAGAGGGAGTGACTCAGATTGTGCAACTGCTTGAAACTGAAGAAGAGTGA
- the LOC108859641 gene encoding NAC domain-containing protein 101: protein MESLSFIPPGYRFHPTDEELVDYYLKKKVAFPGMQVDVIKDVDLYKIEPWDIQELCGRGTGEEREWYFFSHKDKKYPTGTRTNRATGSGFWKATGRDKAIYSKQELVGMRKTLVFYKGRAPNGQKSDWIMHEYRLETDENGPPHEEGWVVCRAFKKKLTTMMNYSNPRTMMGSSSSGLDSNWFVQQMDVANGNYYHLPDLESPRMFQASSSSSLQHNGNDPYVAVLSTINATPTTLMQGDDEVDHGQVITNDDDHMIMMNTNTDHQHQSGLLLNGDHNDQVMDWQTLDKFVASQLIMSQEDEEVNKVPSDNSSNETFHLSEEQATMVSMNASPSSPCSFYSWSQNTHA, encoded by the exons ATGGAGAGTCTCTCATTCATTCCTCCCGGTTACCGATTTCATCCGACCGATGAAGAACTCGTTGACTATTACCTTAAGAAGAAAGTTGCATTCCCCGGGATGCAAGTTGATGTTATCAAAGATGTTGATCTTTACAAAATCGAGCCATGGGACATTCAGG AGTTATGTGGAAGAGGAACAGGAGAAGAGAGGGAATGGTATTTCTTTAGCCACAAGGACAAAAAGTACCCAACAGGGACACGAACCAATAGAGCAACGGGGTCAGGATTTTGGAAAGCAACGGGTCGAGATAAGGCCATATACTCGAAGCAAGAGCTTGTGGGCATGAGAAAGACTCTTGTGTTTTACAAAGGTCGAGCCCCAAATGGTCAGAAATCCGATTGGATAATGCATGAATATCGTCTTGAGACCGATGAAAATGGACCACCTCATGAGGAAGGATGGGTGGTTTGTCGCGCTTTCAAGAAGAAACTGACGACGATGATGAATTACAGCAATCCAAGAACAATGAtgggatcatcatcatcaggcCTTGATTCCAATTGGTTCGTGCAGCAAATGGATGTCGCTAATGGTAACTACTACCATCTTCCCGATCTAGAGAGTCCAAGAATGTTTCAggcctcatcatcatcatcattacaaCATAATGGTAACGACCCTTATGTTGCTGTGCTAAGCACTATCAACGCAACACCAACCACATTAATGCAAGGAGACGATGAAGTTGATCATGGTCAAGTTATTACTAATGATGATGATCATATGATTATGATGAACACAAACACTGATCATCAGCATCAGTCAGGATTACTACTCAATGGTGACCATAATGATCAAGTGATGGATTGGCAAACTCTTGACAAGTTTGTTGCTTCTCAGCTGATCATGAGCCAAGAAGACGAAGAGGTTAACAAAGTCCCATCTGATAATTCTTCGAATGAAACATTTCATCTCTCTGAAGAGCAAGCAACAATGGTTTCAATGAACGCATCGCCTTCTTCTCCATGTTCCTTCTACTCTTGGTCTCAAAACACACACGCATAA
- the LOC108859512 gene encoding 21 kDa protein — MAGSLRFNHHFLTSLLITITITTLKSVHTATTTNTEFVKSSCKFTTYQKLCVTSLSTQSSLIQTSHKLMAHAALNITLASVKATSAMMVRLSSSQLKPREVSAMRDCVEELGDTLAELRKSIGEMGLLSGSNYEIYMSDIQTWVSAALTDENTCSDGFGGADMNGKVKDLVRGRILVIAHLTSNASALINHFAYIHG; from the coding sequence ATGGCTGGATCTCTTAGATTTAATCATCACTTCCTCACATCTCTTCTCATTACCATTACGATAACCACGCTCAAGTCGGTCCatacagcaacaacaacaaacacgGAGTTCGTAAAATCATCATGCAAATTCACAACATATCAAAAACTCTGTGTCACTTCACTCTCAACTCAATCCAGTCTCATCCAAACCAGCCACAAACTCATGGCTCACGCGGCTCTCAACATCACATTAGCCTCGGTTAAAGCCACATCAGCAATGATGGTGCGTCTCTCGAGTAGTCAGCTCAAGCCCAGAGAAGTCTCGGCCATGAGAGACTGCGTTGAGGAGCTAGGTGACACGTTGGCGGAGCTTAGGAAATCGATAGGTGAGATGGGTCTGTTAAGTGGCTCGAACTACGAAATCTACATGAGTGATATTCAGACTTGGGTTAGCGCGGCTCTGACCGATGAGAACACGTGCTCGGATGGTTTTGGAGGAGCTGACATGAATGGGAAAGTCAAGGATTTGGTTAGAGGGAGGATTTTGGTTATTGCTCATCTAACGAGTAATGCTTCAGCTTTGATTAATCACTTTGCTTATATTCATGGCTAG